A region of the Cottoperca gobio chromosome 22, fCotGob3.1, whole genome shotgun sequence genome:
gatacaaacaaatacactgtattcaaactttatttaaacttgaagtatattttaattatactttaGGTGAACATGAAAATCATTGCAAATTCTAGTACATTCTATTTATCTGTTTACTATCAACACATTCTAATTGCATTAGAAATATTGAAGGTGTAAGTGTATTAGCAGTTATCTAAAAACAGgattaaaatatacttaaagtaaaataaagcacaaaatgtgttaaaaaagaAGATTTAGTTAAGTATACTTAAGTGCATCCTAATGGTGTCTCAAAATAGTACAAATGTATTTCAGAATATCTGTAGTAGATAACTACATTGTTAGTACGTCTTTGTATACTTAACGTGATAAAAGAGTTTAAACTTGTCATTATGAAATACATGTTGATTGCataatgtaatggctgtagaataatgacaccatcagtgttttgatttcaggaTGCAATTAAGTCTGCCAGGTGGTCCGGGTCGGTCAGGatccccctttcacaataaaagccctgtaCATATACACTGCATCACAGCTTACTGGAAAGCATTTCCGTTGACGGAGTAGTCAAACACGGCgaagagggagagtgataacatgtttgtatttctaCTAAACTAgatcagtaagtaacaaaacTTGCTTGcctactttttaaataaattataattaatacTACCTGGTGTTTTACTCTGCCTTTGTCAAAGTACTGAGATCGGGGTTTGTAGTTCTGGCTACGGTTGTTTCTTGCTCTGGACAGTAACGTTTGTCGCTAACGATGTTGTAGATCAATCTTCTTGATCATATAAAAAAAtcaacagacagaaaatatgttatgAACGTCTCTGTTGCGCAGTTTATTTGGAAACAAATTCAGTGTGtactgtgttgttggtagctcaGCAGCACCAAAAAAAAAGTTAGCAATTTTTAATGGAATTAAGCGTAGATCAGTGtacttttaaaacatattttttaccTGGGTAGTTCATTTGGCTTTCATTTAGATACGCGGGTAATACATCCCTGATTCTGGTATAATGTTCAATGTTCTTTCCTCCAAGTtaactttacttcactttaacAGCCGTAACGCCTTTGACAATGGCAATATAACGTGTGATTTAAGTACTTCTATTatgcaaaacaaatcattttattaACATATTCAAAAATACATGGTGCAGTCAAATACAACATGCTACTTATTTGCCAAATGACTTTGTGGTGAGTGAGGTGAGCAACACACGGAGAGGCCGAAGAgcaacagactgactgactgcagtACCACAAACTCTcaacatttacagttttataacacacacacacgcgcgcacgcacacacgcacgcacgcacgtacgcacacacacacacacacacacacacacacacacacacacacacacacacacacacacacacacactctgccttgGCTCAGCCATATCCCATAATGTATGCCTGTTTCCCACGTCCTGATCTACAGACAGATAATCCTATAACTAGGTTTAGCTCACTGAaatcttcacctttttttttagcagTTTACTGAGTTATTGGAGGCTTCTTGttctcgtcttcctcctccacctgtgtgtctggtgtgtctccctctgcaCTGCCAGACTCTTCCTCCAGCTTCTCTCCACTCCACTGCAGTTTGAAGTAGGTGTTGAGCCGCTCCAGGATGTCAATGGAGTGGTTGATGATGAGGGCGAGCCAGGCCAGGCCGAAGAAGATCCACGAGGCCATGAGGACGCTGTACCACTCTGGGTAAACTTTGTCTGGATTATTGTCTGTAAAGGAAAGACTCGATTAACCCTCGTTAAAAAcaagttgctctgatgtcctAGGTAGGAGGACACACATGTCACATCAGAGAACTACCGTAAAATGatatatcaatattattttCTACTTTCTCTGATTTCATTCAGTCCTGATCTGAACCTGACCTGAAGTACCAAATATTCACTAGTCTTCAGAAGTGTAACTTTCTAAATggcagtttgtttacataattacatttattttaataaaaaaataaaaacacaaaaaataaattattttctttgtactAAACACGAGGGTGAATTCTTTTTTCATAGTCAGGCAACACAACAGATGCATTGGGACCAAAAACCTCCAGTAACGCCCCTAAACCAGGAAAATAGAATGTGTTTACCCCGAACATGAAGAAATGGCTCAATCTGGTGGAAAgtagtataaagtacaattttagAGCCAGGGCTCTAGATTGAAGGCCTGGTAACGAAGAATGCATTATTTTATGCTGTAATGTCCGTGgaataagctaaataaagtGGTTTCAATGGGATTCAATAGGGACATTAAGGGTAAtatagacttattataggagatgaggttgaacttccaaaaaaaacaaaaataaaaacatacaccTATGCCAAAATTCATTAACACAGGCAAAATGATAGAacaatttaaacttaaaaatacCTCAAAAATACCCTAGTGATGCATAAGGGTTACAAAGTTCAGTGTAttgataacccccccccccctctgtacCTGCCACATAGTCTCCAAAGCCGATGGTGCTGAGGGTGATGAAGCAGTAGTAGATGGTCTGGGAGAAGGTCCAGCCTTCATGCAGTTGGAACACAATCATGGGCATAACAAAGAAGAGCAATGATCCAGACAGGTAAGACACCAGGTGGACAAAAAAGCGGGTACACCTCTGCCGAGAGATGCGGGAGGTAGAATTAAGTCATGATCTGCGATCAAACATTTCCAGCATGATCTCATACTTCATTATTAGAATTAAAGATCTCCTCACCCTTCGTTTGGTCTTCCCCTCAAAGAAGTCGGAGATGTTCCTCTCTAAAGCAAGCATGTACTTGCCCACCCTGTTGAGTACCACCAAGTTGAGCGGGATACCAAATAGTGCGAAGAACACACAGAAGATCTGGCCGGCAGTAGAGTTTGGACTCATGTTGCCATAACCTGCAACACTGTAAGCTGTTAGTGTGTTATCTCACTGTGGGGGAAGAAGAACAGCAAGagcctttattttcattttttcatttaattgttagtgttttatgttttacctATAGTCCAAAGGGCTTTCGTGCTCAGGGATGAGCCTCTCAGGTGGCTCTTGACCCCAGAAAGTATTTCACCTCCACAGAGCTTAACCAAGTTATTATGTTTAAACTATAGATATTCAAAATTAGGGTCAGGATTGTAGCAAATATACTGAAGGTGCCAGTGCTTCTTGATAGTTGTTAAATTAGTCCTTATTCAGGATTCATGAATTATCATAAGAAATCTAGTCATCATGGAGTTAAATAcacaatgaaaaaaatgaaagactTCTGCAAAGTGCCACATGGGGAGAAAAATTAATTTGCCCATTTTCTGCTCAGAAATCTTCAAAAAAAGCaaccataaaaataaataataccaGCTTGTGTATGAAATGGTAATATACCATATTATTCTAAACCAGAGGCTTATTCATACTGGCAGGaaaatatacagatacagtacatatactGGGTTTGTTGGGTCTAAAGTTGGTCAATATattgaacatttaaacatttaaatcctGGTTCAGTTATTACAACACATATGGGTCTTTGACCAGGTGAATTCATAGGTGTTGCACATACCACCCTATTGGCTAGAATTGTTATTGTGTATGATGAACTAACCTATAGTTGTGACCACAGTGGCAGCAAACACAGCTGAGCTGGTGAACTTCCAGAAGCCGTCCGTGGTATAGTTGCCTTTCAAACTTAGGCCCACCTTGGACGCATCTTGAACAACCTGAAACAGATCAAAGTTACAAACTGGGTAGAAATGGTcaagttcaaataaaacaatggcATATTTTATTGACTTGGGTCAGACCTTATGACTCATAGTTATGTAATATTGTATGTATTAATCCAAAACCTTTATGGTCTCTTAGGCAATATAGTGTAGTACAGTTGTGACATAGAGAAGACCTCTGAAGGTCAGGGTGAGTTCATCACCAGTGTGGGAAATTATTCCAAAAGACATTCATAACAGTCTGAGACTTGTGGCCTTATGTCTTTTTGTAGCCTACATTGCTTTGCACTGCCAATGTGTGAACAGATTGTCACAACTTAAAACTTAACATAGACCTTCCCGGACTTTCTCAGTTCCTATAACCGCCAGTGGATTGATCTCTATGTAAAGGACTCGGACGGTTTTGCTGTTGATGTCCGCTGCCTTGCCTCTCTTCAGAGCCCCTACAGCGCCAACAGTGTGTAGCTAACGTAAGAAAATACTGTCTTGAGTGGATAACGTCATCTTATTCATCCAGACTCCCGGGGCTGATCCAGCTTGCTGTTGGCAACTTACTTTATCAGCTAACGTTACGAAGCATCGCTGGAGCCAACGATCcaaataaaatgaacataatAGATATTAACGTTATTCTAAGTATAACATTATTGTAATGTAACGTAGCTACTGTTTTGGCCGATGCCCAGGATACTGGAGTTCACTTAACATTAATAACAAGGATGTTCCACATTGTACATTTAAGTTGATTAATTATGATGCAATACTTACTAATCCTAAACAGTTGGCTTGTTTtagaaaacagactttattgAATTGAAATGGTATCTTCCTGTCTTAATGTATTAGGCTACTGATGCACTCATATCACCTCTATGGTCTGTTTCCAAGGAAAATATTGCACAACTTTGCTGCTGTGTTAATCAAGTCAGGGCAAGACACTGGCAGTGTAGAATGTGCAGTGTGAAGGCTGGAGAAGCTGGTATTTGCATGGAAGAACCTACAAGTGATTGCAAATGGCCCTTCCTTGCTTGGAAATGTTTTCAGTGGCGATagtttgttgttcttgtttaaaGGCCCAGCTCTGTATTGATGGTCCCGCTACTGTTGAAATGTCATCCCTCTACTGATTACTAGAGTGATTTATTGAAAGTGAAGGTAAAACATAGAAACTGTTAAATATTTATCTCTGTCtcacatatatttttaaatccGTAAAAATAGTTGCTTTGGCCACTTCACGTAACAGTGAAACAGTGCAAGATGTATCGACTGTATGCTAGCTGTATAGAGTAATGACATACATTTATAACTACATACTTTGAAACCGAGGGGCAGAACTGGTGGTTTTGGTTTCTCCATTTGGAAATATGAAAAAGCAAAAGTAGTAGTATTGTGGTCCAAATGTAAATCCAGTGGTCTCTCTGTAAAACCCACAACTTGacatatacaaaacatacagaaacagtacGGACTCGAGCATATATTAGCTGTGAAATGCTCcttatacatttgtatttttaatgtccCTGCCAAAAATAAGTGCCTGAGTGTAATGATATCCATAACTGTGTTCCCTGTAATGCTGCTTTAAAACATTCTCCTCACCCTGGGATAAGGGCTGAGGATTCTATTGAATTAATCTCCCTCTCTGGATGTCCCGCGCCTCACCTGAGCTACTTCCTCCAGGCCTTTTTGGTTCAGGCAGGTGTATGTCGTCAGCAGCGTCTTTTTCTGAAGCCGCAAAAGACCGATGTCCTTCTGTCCGAGATCTCCCTCCAACTTCCAGAAAACCACCCCACCGATCAGCACGTAGGCCACGTAAACCACCCCGAGCATGAGGATGGAGGGCACCCGCGCCAAGTTGAGCATTTCCATTATTCCCATCTCGGCTCCCTGCTAGAATGTTTGGATCTGGGAAAGTTTACAATCTCAATCTCTGCAGTTGGGGACAGCGAGGAGTGAGGGTTAACCTGCTTGGCTTCTCGTCTTGCCATGCATTGCAGGCAAATTAACCTCCACCTGCTCTACATGTTTCAGTCGCTCCAATAGGCTGCCATGCAAATATAGAGGGAGAAACACCCGCACAGGCTGGGCGGTAGGTTATGTCTATGGTTAAGATTACATTTTGGATTGTCTTGCAAAAACAAGCCATTGTCTATGAAGTCATGGAGTTTGCCTCGTCATGACGGGTCAATTCGATGTGTTTTCCAGAGGCAAAGCACAATCTCTAGGAGTGAGACAAATAACTACCGCACATTATATATGAGACTATATTTCAGTTTCTATTatgtttgcatttcatttttcagGACGACAGTTCTGCTGGTTTAAGACAGAAAGTTCTTGCTTTGTTAGCAGCTAGTTTTAGTGAACATATTAAAAAGCGTGAGAGGGAAAGGTCCCCCTGTATTCAAGCTTCCTTTCTGGGATCAGTCCTGTTTGCTCTCGGGTCACCTCACACCACcatcttgtgtttgtttaagaTAGTCCTCCGTGTTCAATTCAGCAGAGTGGACCATCAGTACACAAACGCAGATGTGGACtcacatgatcacacacacacacacacacacacacacacacacacacacacacataaaacatacatatatatatacacggaCACTTAGAACATTCTAGTAATGCAGTTGgataacatacagtacaaaagTAGATAAGCAAGAGTGCAAAAAAACCAGATTCATAGTTCTGCATCAACAATTCAACCTGCTGTCTGAGGGTAAAACAAACTTTACaggatgaaaacacatttcttatttctatATTGAGACTTTTAAATTGGGCACTTATTTATCAAACTGTAAAAAACTAATCCTATTATTTACTCCCTATGTATgtattaaaactattttaaattgattttatattttaaaataatatatatagaaaatgtCCATGTTTATtgctaattaaatgttttttttaagtattttacaGAATAACTTCTCAGTGAAATCTAAGGATTCTTTTAAAGAATGAACAATCAGGCAGAAGGTTAAATCCTTGTTCCTAATTGGCTAATCTCAGAGCACACATGTGATTGATCACATGATCACCTGTGAGACGCTCTCAAAGGTTAATCCTGTACTACATTGTCAGTAAGAGTtaataaatgtgtcttattGTTCACACCCAGCAAACAAAAATGTCCTCTCTCAAGTGGCCTCTTTTCTGTAATTCTCAGTTTGATGTAATGTTTCTCAAgcttatattataatatttcaaaCCAATCTCCAAAAGGTGAAACGTAATTCAAGTATTTAAGGAAGGAATAAATATGCTCGGGCAAATATCttacaaaaacagttttactGTACCACGTATCACAATATGTACAGAAAAAAGTCACACTATGTATATTCTCTAGTGAATATTACATGTAGTCAATATAGCAATGTAGATTTTCATCTACAGTCCACTGTCAGATCTTTGACGTGTCTTCTAGATTACTTGATGACgcatcttcttcctcctcttgtttCTTAAAGCCTGGATGAGTCAGGCCAATCACAAGCTCCATTGTTCTGGCTCCCATGTTGAGGATGAGAGCGAGCCAAGCCAAGGCAAAGATGATCCATATACCTGCAAGGCTGCGGTACAGAGAGATGTACTCCTTGCCTGGGTCAGTCCCTACAAAGAATCAACATTACCCTGTTAGAACATGCAAGCTCATCGCAAACAACATCAAAATAACAAAGTGATTGTCTTCAAGCATCAAAAGGCTTTTTTATCTAACAGAGGTGACCGCTGTGGTCTTTCCAGCACATTAGTGCTCGTTTGTTCTCTCTACTCACCCACCACATAATCTCCAAAACCAATGGTGCTGAGGGTAATGAAGGTGAAATAGAAGCCTTCGCCAAACGTCCAGCCTTCCACGTAACtgaacagcagaggagggatGATCAAAAACAGCAGGCTGCCGGAGATGAAGAACAAGCTTACTGCCAGAGCCTCAACGGTTTGCTAGGAAATAAACAGGGGAGATCCTTAGGCATCAGTTGAGCAGTAGCCTTTTCTTTTCATACTTTATACGTTTGATCGCTACAGTCATAGCTagcaaaagcaaagcaaaaatcACCAGGCATCTGTTAAAAAAACCATATCTCAGATGTTTTAGTAGAAGGCCTGTCACCATAGTTACCATATATGGACATGACCCCAATCCTTTTTTGTTATCGACCTGTTATACGATATATtgaaatgatcaaatcaaatcaaatgtatttatatagcccaatatcacaaattatacatttgtctcagtgtgctttacagactgtacaggatacgacaccctctgtccttagaccctcgcatcgcacaaggaaaaacttcctaaaagaaaccccataattaaagggggacaaATGGTAATaatgttgaaaaagagaaagtttggatgaatccaggaaaatgtcaaaaagacttcccggtgtccagcaggtccaggtcagcaggcgcagccacgatttgTGCATTTATGATACGAAATGATCTCAATGCTGTTAACGTAGTCAGCTTATCTTATGACATATGGACATGACCTCAATCATCTGCCCTCGATATGGcctgttgtgtttacatgtgtgtttgtttacataagaGGTTTCgccaaaacaaataaacagcaggCTTTTCCCTACCATCAGAACACTTGGGCATTGCACAGACATTGCACATTTTCATTAACAGAGCCAGAGtccattttatttgttgttttggttgtgttatatttatttaggatatttcAATAATTGTTTCACATCTCCATTCCAATGTCTGAATTTCCTTAAGAATGAAAAGTTCCTAGCTCTTTGAAAGAGTGTACTTGCTTTATTATGCAATTATATTATCATTGTATCAGTGGCATGAAGAGTTATAGTGACAGGCCTATTTGGTACCTTGTGTTGAACAACTGAGACCATTCCCCTCTCCAGGCGACCCAGGTGGATGGTGAGACACTTCCCCATCTGTTTGAGGAAGACCAGGTTCAGTGGGATTCCACACAGTgcgtaaaacacacaaaacacttgACCAGATACCGTGCTGGGGGAGAGGTTTCCATAGCCTGTGGACAAGGCAATGAGTtggcattatttatttatttgatcaaatcagACAGTTAAAATGCTGAATATGTAAGGATGCTCACCTATAGTTGTGACTACTGTGCCTGCAAAAAAGAAGGAACTACTGAAATCCCAGTTGCTCGGGTTTGTTGAGTTGCCTGAAGGATTCACTCCCTTTTCCCAGGCATCCAAAATCACCTGCAAACATACACAAAGTGCATTCAAATCCTGGAATAAGGTCACACTCACCTCATTAATGCTTACGATGTACTCCATTAATCACTTCAGTAAATATTTTGGATCATGACCCACTTATTGATTTATCAGGTCAGGTTACTGTAACACCATTTATTGCTATGTACATAACCTAATTCACTCAGTATTCGATGAGGCCTTTTTATCGAAGTCTGTCTTGTATAGGAACAGAAGCTGACAAATTTGGTCTAATATGATAAAATCGGTATTAGtcttaaataataaattgtgaAAGTTCTACTTTTACGTTTGAAGAACTCTCCATTGCACTTATAAAACATTGATTTCTTAAAGAACTGTAAAGAACCTGAACAAACTTCTCCAAGGCTGGTCCGTCCAGGCAGGTGTAATTAGCCAAGAAATGTAACTTCTCTAGTTGGAAGTGGTTTCGGTTGTTGCTCTCAGCCTCTCGCTCCAGTATCTGGAAGATGGTGGCCCCAACCAGCAGGTATGTGAAGTGGGCCAGAGTCAGAAGTGCTGTCCAGCTCACTTTGAACCGCAACAACTGGAACCTCGCCATCAACCGGAATGGACCCAAACACTGATGCTCAAACTGAGAGAAGAAGTTAATCACTTCAGAAAGGACTAACAATCAAAGTCTTGATGAAATATGCAGATCTCATGAGTAGTTCCTCAAAGACCACTTCCATTACTGCAGGTGGCATTAATCTCCAAAAGAGCAAATGGAAAATTGTCAAAAGTGAGACAAAGCAAGAAAAGCTTGATGTTTGGTATCATGGGGCGACAGATCTAACTGGAGAATCCTCCAAAGGTAAAACATCTCGACTCAATGCTCCTactctgattggtcagagatGTTGAGCTCTGACTTATGGGTTGCTTGGGTAACGATCAAACTCCTCTTCTCCATTAGCGTGACATCTGGACACACGCATACACTTTAAACCGTTTCCATCCACTAATAAGGAAGCGGTGGCAACATCTTGTCAGCAGAACAAAAGTTAATATTTTACCTCGCTGCTGTTTGTTGTCCGAGCAGCCAGTTGTGGAGTGCTGATACCAGAGTCTTTCAATAACATTCTGCTTTTATCGGaaaagtgtatttttaaatcacaaaatattGCATTCATGAATTTAATATTGAATTTTGGAGAGGTGTAGAGAGCGCTACTTGACTGTGAGCCATAAACCAAAGAGCTGAAAGATGTGTCATGAGAGAAGCTAATGGGGTTTTATGGCCGCAGAGTTTAGAAAGCTGGCATGTTTAAAACTCCTCAGAGGACGTAAGAAAAGCTTTTTACGACTTTAGAGTATATGCCAATAACTACAGCTATAATTATCATAGAAACTTTAAGTCCTGCTCTGGTCAGTTGGTGTCCCAAAGTCCCATTTGGGGTGGAGTAAGAGTGTAGAAGGAATATGAGAAACTGTTGGATTgctacatatattacataatgTAGCCTTATATGCATTTCCAATGTTGCAGCAATTATTAAAATACACCCTCAGGAGTCTGTCATTGGTAAATACACTGAGCATGCTTGAGTTATAGTAACATAGAAACAAGATAAGAAAACTAGGTTAAAaacccaaaaataaaataaattaacatgtaaatatattatagttttatttcttacatttttctgatgtttgttagtaaaaatcttttttttacaacctaACTATTCAAAAATATTGTAAGTGATTATGACTAAAGATTTGTCCATTTTTAGCGGGGCCTGTGCCATTCTTCTTGTCTTTTGGGTTTCTGACAGCTTTACACTTCAGACTTATAGCTGCGTTTGACAAAGACAAGACAATATAATGCAGAGTTTGTAGTTTTAGTATTTAACTACACAAATAATggcaaaaaagtattttaactaCTTGAATCAttatgcaaatatgaatgtagttgAACTACCAGCATGCTACTGCAAGATGTAGTTAAACTACTAGTTTACATTTTGCAGTGTAGTTCAGTACACCCcaccatttataaaaacattaatggaTTCCCACTTCATTAGCTACCCCTGCTCTTTAGCCTGCGATAGAGATGTTTATCGaatttgtgtatattttggcattgaataaaaaataactttgaatACACTGAAGTCATGAAGAAAGTCACTGAGAGAAATAACAGATATCATGACTTGACCAAAGAGGGCTCTTTCTCCAAGGCAACTGGATGCAAATTGTGCAGCTGCTTGTCATCTGTCAAACAAATCGACGCAAAGCCATGCAAACAGGTTGTTTCAATGTCCACAGATTGTCTGCTGTTTGGGTAGGTGTGTAGGTGCGTAGTGAAGGCTCCGATTTTGATTACCGGCTGATATTGACGGATAATGAATGTCAGGATGAAGCACATCTACGATCATATGGAAttgaatttgtatttatgtagtGACGTGGTTGCATTTAGTACAAAACTGTGTTTTAGGCCTCTAAAATGGGCTAATAGTCTGTTTAATGTAACTTAGTTTGGCAGATATTATCTACACGGaactatcaaatcaaatgttgccATAGTTTAAGGTAAGCGTCCATAAATGATCATTCAACTCAAAACACAATAATCAATACTCCATGCAAAGAAATGTTTGCAACCTtatttgaatttcaaatgttGTATCTAAAGGAAGCCCTGTACACACGGCATGAGCCGTTTCGGGTGTTTACCTGCCTTCtgcccagtgcatgctgggataggctCCACCTCCCTGTGTTCCTCAATAGACTTGAGCAGACAAAAGTTTTTTAAGGAGCAGATTACAATTAGTAAAACTGCAGCATAATTGTATCTTATATCATCTCATTTACTTTCAAATACAGGATTATATTTCAAGGAGACGAGGCACAGCCTTTGGCTTGTAACTAAGGGTGCATTTCCAGTTTACCAGTATTTGTGTAATGTGGAATAAATTTGACTAGGATGGATTTAGGATTTAAACTAATGACGCAACCCAACGTCTTAATCGTCCTTGCACCCTTCATGGCTGAAGTTTATGTACAATCACTTAAGGAAGTTCACTTACCTGGGTCATTTTCCAGTTCAATTCCATAGGAAGATTAGCCAAAGTAACCCCCATACTACAACTGAGTAACTGTAAAGGAAGAGTAATGAACAGCaatgataaaagaaaacaccaaaTGTGACTATTTCATAGCTCACGATGTTCACCAACATGAGAAGCAGCTTCCCATAGAAAGCAGGGAGCAAACAACTGAACCTGTGCTGCATGTTTGTCATACTAAATACTGCATCATCATGtacattcattgtttttatttgatattgttttcaattttctttaacagaatatatactgtacatatattacataatattatgTACAACATGTTATACAAAATGTGTTAAACTTAGAATAATATGAAATGCATGTGAAACTTCCTGTGACCATTTAAGAAGTCATGATTCATTTCTTCTTTAAACATACTGGAGCCAACTGGTTTCCTCTTGTCCGCTGCTTCCTCTGGTATCTTGAGACAACATTTGCTCAGATCAAAAGGCCGGCGCAGGCTGTGATTTATACTGCTGCCCATTATATCACAGGCATACTTTCCAGGAGGCcaacaagtgtgtgtatgcatgtaaaCATCAGACAGGATGAGTGGCTCGTGTTTGGTAGACAGGTCTAGTATGTTTTGTCGTTCATCTATACTTGATAATGTCTAATACACGTTTTAGGACAGATGTTGAAGGTTGTAACTTCATACCTTCATCAGAACATCAGGTTTTTACTGAGGTGGGCCTGAAACATAAAATATCACAAAGCAGATTAGTCATCTGGTTCAGCAAAATGCACCAAAAGTCTTTCCTTTAGCTATCAAGAAATGTTCTTGGTCttacaaaattaaaaaacatcttcatttTCAGAGTAACAATCCCTGAATGTGCTCTGAAATCGTTTTTGCCAGGTTCCCTACACTTCCCAGCATGCTCTAGTGACACAAAGGCTGTTCTGATAGGAGGAATAGCACCCATAAAGGGGGTTACCAAACAACCAAGCAGAGGGGCTTTCCTGTCAAAACACCTATCAAGCGTCGTAGTGCCAAGGTAAAGACACAGGACATGGGTCTTCCTTGTCTAAAGtggggaaaggaaagaaagaaagacagcaagcctgactgtgtctctgctcATTTGACCAGTGTTCTGTCTGTTCACATGACCTCAGCTGTTCTGGATTAACTACTGGCAAACCACAAGACAGCCAAGTCCACTTTCCTGTCTGCCAAAGTAAGCAGCTACGCAAGAGTcaaaggagaggaaagacaaTCTGAATTCATTGTCAGCGTATCAAGTGTTATGTTTTAGATATATAATGTGGtactaattaaaaacaacatttattctGACATGTTGTAAGGTATCACACCACCAGAGGGCAGTGTTGAATGCTAAatgcatattgtgtgtgtgtgtgtgtgtgtgtgtgtgtgtgtgtgtgtgtgtgtgtgtgtgtgtgtgtgtgtgtgtgtgtgtgtgtgtgtgtgtgtgtgtgtgtgtgtgtgtgcgtgttaccTTTCCTGTTGAGGAGGTTTTGCCTGGCTCTAACAAAGGCCAGGATGTCAGCATCAGCCTGT
Encoded here:
- the LOC115027767 gene encoding potassium channel subfamily K member 16-like → MARFQLLRFKVSWTALLTLAHFTYLLVGATIFQILEREAESNNRNHFQLEKLHFLANYTCLDGPALEKFVQVILDAWEKGVNPSGNSTNPSNWDFSSSFFFAGTVVTTIGYGNLSPSTVSGQVFCVFYALCGIPLNLVFLKQMGKCLTIHLGRLERGMVSVVQHKQTVEALAVSLFFISGSLLFLIIPPLLFSYVEGWTFGEGFYFTFITLSTIGFGDYVVGTDPGKEYISLYRSLAGIWIIFALAWLALILNMGARTMELVIGLTHPGFKKQEEEEDASSSNLEDTSKI
- the LOC115027730 gene encoding potassium channel subfamily K member 17-like produces the protein MGIMEMLNLARVPSILMLGVVYVAYVLIGGVVFWKLEGDLGQKDIGLLRLQKKTLLTTYTCLNQKGLEEVAQVVQDASKVGLSLKGNYTTDGFWKFTSSAVFAATVVTTIGYGNMSPNSTAGQIFCVFFALFGIPLNLVVLNRVGKYMLALERNISDFFEGKTKRRRCTRFFVHLVSYLSGSLLFFVMPMIVFQLHEGWTFSQTIYYCFITLSTIGFGDYVADNNPDKVYPEWYSVLMASWIFFGLAWLALIINHSIDILERLNTYFKLQWSGEKLEEESGSAEGDTPDTQVEEEDENKKPPITQ